A single genomic interval of Nostoc commune NIES-4072 harbors:
- the trmB gene encoding tRNA (guanosine(46)-N7)-methyltransferase TrmB — MAAVRVRQHVNPLAKKYQTPASPLDWKKIYAKPNQPLHLDIGCAKGLFLVDMAKIEPNWNFLGLEIREPLVVEANKLRSELGFTNLHYLFCNVNNSLRSLLSSLPPGSLQRVTIQFPDPWFKTRHAKRRVVQPELVAELANYLAVGGVVFLQSDMEFVAVEMRDRFAAHPAYQKVGTGEWLAENPLPVPTEREIGTQKKGEPVYRALFVRREVTNEEYDRAIV; from the coding sequence TTGGCAGCAGTCCGAGTCCGCCAGCATGTTAATCCACTTGCTAAAAAGTATCAAACACCGGCAAGTCCCCTTGATTGGAAAAAAATTTATGCAAAGCCAAATCAACCGCTACATTTAGATATTGGCTGCGCTAAAGGACTGTTTTTGGTAGATATGGCCAAAATAGAACCCAACTGGAATTTTCTCGGCTTAGAAATTCGGGAACCTCTAGTGGTGGAAGCGAATAAGTTACGTTCTGAGTTAGGTTTCACAAACCTGCACTATTTATTTTGCAATGTGAATAACTCACTGCGATCGCTGTTATCTTCCCTCCCGCCAGGAAGTTTACAACGCGTTACAATTCAATTTCCCGATCCTTGGTTTAAAACTCGCCATGCTAAACGTCGTGTAGTGCAACCGGAACTAGTAGCAGAATTAGCCAATTATCTTGCAGTTGGGGGAGTTGTGTTTTTACAATCAGATATGGAATTTGTTGCTGTAGAAATGCGCGATCGCTTTGCTGCTCACCCAGCTTATCAGAAAGTTGGTACAGGAGAATGGTTAGCTGAAAACCCGCTACCAGTCCCCACAGAACGGGAAATAGGTACGCAAAAAAAGGGTGAACCTGTTTATCGGGCTTTGTTTGTTAGGCGAGAAGTTACCAACGAGGAGTATGACAGAGCGATCGTCTAG
- the gyrA gene encoding DNA topoisomerase (ATP-hydrolyzing) subunit A: MTTSQERIIPIDLRTEMSQSYLEYAMSVIVGRALPDARDGLKPVHRRILYAMHELGLLHDRPFKKCARVVGEVLGKYHPHGDTAVYDALVRMAQDFSMRSPLVNGHGNFGSVDNDPPAAMRYTECRLQALTSAGLLHDIEYETVDFADNFDGSQQEPTVLPARIPQLLLNGSSGIAVGMATNIPPHNLGELIDALVAVIHNPEITDIELMQYVHGPDFPTGAQILGTSAIREAYTTGRGSITMRGVANIETVEQRGRPDREAIIITELPYQTNKAALIEKIAEMVNEKRLEGIADIRDESDRDGMRVVIELKRDAYPRVVLNNLYKQTPLQANFGANMLALVNSEPQVLTLKQFLTVFLDFRIESIARRTRYELRKAEERDHLLQGLLIALSHLDPIIVLIRHAPDAPTAKGELITTYGLSEVQADAILQMQLRRLTALEADKIRLEHEELQAKITDLQDILARRERVLEIIETEVAQLKTSFATPRRTVILPGEGELDDRDLIANEKAIILLTEQGYIKRMPVNTFEAQSRATRGKAAAKVKDDDTIEHFLTCCDHDSILFFSERGVVYCLRAYQIPASSRTSRGTPIVQMLPIPKEEKITSIVPVDEFSSEEYLVMLTKGGNIKKTELTAFSHIRANGLIAISLEEGDQLRWVRRARVEDSVIIGSRNGMAIHFRCNHEQLRPLSRATRGVKAMKLKNKDELVGMDILPAAILETLDTVTEAEIEDIETIETEDIEITETSEESAEVPSNGIVGPWVLVITMGGYGKRVPVAQFRLQNRAGQGLMATKFKNRKTKDKLATLRIVNNDDDEIMMVTNRGIIIRQAVNAISIQSRSATGVRVQRLDEDDAITGVAIVPPDAVDAEEAE, from the coding sequence ATGACAACCTCACAGGAGAGGATTATCCCGATAGATTTGCGAACCGAAATGTCGCAGTCTTATCTGGAATACGCCATGAGCGTGATAGTGGGTCGGGCGTTGCCAGATGCCAGGGATGGTCTAAAACCTGTGCATCGTCGCATTCTATATGCAATGCACGAGCTAGGTCTGCTCCACGATCGCCCCTTTAAGAAATGCGCCCGTGTGGTGGGGGAAGTGTTGGGTAAATATCACCCCCACGGTGACACAGCAGTATATGATGCCTTGGTGCGGATGGCGCAGGATTTTTCCATGCGATCGCCTCTAGTTAACGGACATGGTAACTTTGGTTCGGTAGACAACGATCCGCCAGCCGCCATGCGGTACACAGAATGCCGCTTACAAGCTTTAACTAGCGCAGGTCTACTCCACGACATCGAGTATGAAACCGTAGATTTCGCCGATAACTTCGACGGTTCCCAGCAAGAACCGACAGTGTTGCCGGCGCGGATTCCGCAATTGTTGCTCAACGGTTCTTCTGGGATTGCCGTGGGAATGGCAACTAACATTCCGCCGCACAATTTGGGCGAATTGATTGATGCTTTGGTGGCTGTAATCCACAATCCAGAAATCACCGATATCGAATTAATGCAGTATGTCCACGGCCCAGACTTTCCGACTGGGGCGCAAATTTTGGGGACATCTGCCATTCGAGAAGCTTACACCACCGGGCGCGGTTCCATCACCATGCGTGGTGTGGCTAACATTGAAACCGTTGAACAACGGGGACGACCAGATAGAGAAGCAATTATCATCACCGAATTGCCCTATCAAACCAACAAAGCGGCGCTGATTGAAAAAATCGCCGAAATGGTGAATGAGAAGCGTTTAGAGGGCATCGCAGATATCCGGGATGAAAGCGATCGCGACGGGATGCGAGTTGTCATCGAACTCAAGCGTGATGCTTATCCCCGCGTCGTTTTGAACAACCTCTACAAACAAACGCCACTGCAAGCCAACTTCGGCGCGAACATGCTGGCGTTGGTGAATAGCGAACCCCAAGTACTCACCCTCAAGCAGTTCTTAACCGTCTTCTTGGATTTCCGGATCGAATCCATTGCCAGACGCACCCGCTACGAACTGCGGAAAGCCGAGGAACGCGACCATCTCCTGCAAGGGTTATTAATTGCCCTATCCCATTTAGATCCAATTATTGTCTTGATTCGCCATGCTCCCGATGCGCCCACAGCCAAAGGCGAATTAATCACAACTTACGGACTTTCGGAAGTGCAAGCAGATGCAATTTTGCAAATGCAATTGCGGCGGTTGACTGCCTTAGAAGCAGACAAAATTCGTCTAGAACACGAAGAATTACAAGCGAAAATTACCGATTTGCAAGATATTTTGGCACGCCGGGAGAGAGTGCTAGAAATCATTGAAACTGAAGTCGCACAACTAAAAACTAGCTTTGCCACACCCCGCCGCACGGTGATTTTACCAGGGGAAGGGGAATTAGATGACCGCGACCTTATTGCCAATGAAAAAGCAATAATTTTGCTTACAGAGCAAGGTTACATCAAACGGATGCCAGTTAATACCTTTGAAGCGCAAAGCCGTGCTACCAGAGGCAAAGCCGCAGCCAAGGTGAAAGATGATGATACCATTGAGCATTTTTTGACTTGCTGCGATCACGACAGTATTTTATTCTTTAGTGAGCGTGGTGTTGTTTATTGTCTGAGAGCTTATCAAATTCCAGCGAGTTCGCGTACTAGCCGAGGGACACCAATTGTCCAGATGCTACCGATTCCCAAAGAGGAAAAAATCACCTCGATTGTACCAGTTGACGAGTTTAGCAGTGAAGAATATTTGGTCATGCTCACTAAGGGCGGCAATATCAAGAAAACCGAATTGACAGCCTTTAGTCACATTCGCGCCAATGGTTTGATTGCCATTTCCTTAGAAGAAGGCGACCAGCTGCGCTGGGTGCGACGCGCTAGAGTAGAGGACAGTGTAATTATTGGTTCTCGTAACGGAATGGCGATTCACTTCCGGTGCAACCACGAACAACTGCGTCCTTTAAGTAGGGCGACTCGTGGGGTGAAAGCCATGAAACTCAAAAATAAAGATGAACTTGTGGGTATGGATATTCTGCCTGCAGCAATTCTTGAAACTTTGGATACAGTTACAGAAGCCGAAATTGAAGATATCGAAACAATCGAAACAGAAGATATCGAAATTACCGAAACTAGTGAAGAGTCCGCAGAAGTGCCTAGCAATGGCATTGTTGGCCCTTGGGTGTTGGTAATTACAATGGGAGGATATGGTAAGCGCGTACCAGTTGCCCAGTTCCGCCTGCAAAACCGTGCTGGTCAGGGTTTAATGGCAACCAAGTTCAAAAACCGCAAAACAAAAGACAAGTTGGCAACCCTACGCATTGTCAACAATGATGATGATGAAATCATGATGGTCACCAATCGCGGTATTATCATCCGTCAAGCGGTGAATGCAATTTCTATCCAATCGCGATCGGCAACTGGGGTAAGAGTGCAACGTTTAGACGAAGATGACGCCATTACCGGAGTGGCAATAGTTCCACCTGATGCTGTCGATGCAGAAGAAGCAGAGTAA
- the lnt gene encoding apolipoprotein N-acyltransferase — MQKKQSKKQGELALQGRQGERLTSLLAYLIALASGILMGLTVAPVGAWFLAWIALVPLWVLVVTSAKGKNQSPPASPALFWGIGYHGVALSWITGIHPMTWLGVPWLPSLAITLFCWGFISVLGGVFVSIWAAVMVRLNGQKPWLRVLIGTAVWCGLESLWSAGPLWWSSLAYTQSPHNLLILHLGQLSGPNTVTAAIASVNGLIAEGWMNRQNAKISSAPLRFVNKYWVIATGLLITLHLIGFILYSRPIAQLPEAALKVGIVQGNIPNRLLRSSEGFRRAQENYTNGYLTLADQGVDAVLTPEGALPIFQRNLLGTALVAAVKEKGVVAWIGAFGERGDSYTISLFTFNSKGEIVSRYDKSKLVPLGEYIPFEEILGGIVQRLSPLEAHQVPGSTNQIFDTPFGRAIASICYESAFPEQFRRQAAAGGQFIVSSSNDAHYTASMPFQHHAQDIMRAIETDRWSARATNTGYSGFIDPHGKTLWISGYNTYETHAETIYRRQTQTLYVRWGDWLTPLLLISSGGAWLLIQLVGIQKNQ; from the coding sequence ATGCAGAAGAAGCAGAGTAAAAAGCAGGGGGAGCTAGCGTTGCAGGGGAGGCAGGGGGAGAGGTTAACCTCTTTACTCGCTTACTTGATTGCCTTAGCTAGCGGCATTTTAATGGGGCTGACCGTCGCCCCTGTCGGCGCATGGTTCTTGGCTTGGATTGCCCTAGTTCCTTTATGGGTGCTAGTTGTCACTTCAGCCAAAGGCAAAAACCAATCTCCCCCTGCTTCCCCTGCTCTCTTCTGGGGTATCGGTTATCACGGAGTCGCCCTATCCTGGATTACCGGAATTCATCCGATGACATGGTTGGGCGTTCCTTGGTTGCCAAGCTTGGCAATCACGCTCTTTTGTTGGGGATTTATCAGTGTCTTGGGAGGGGTATTCGTTAGTATTTGGGCGGCTGTGATGGTTCGCCTAAACGGGCAAAAACCGTGGCTACGTGTACTGATTGGTACAGCCGTCTGGTGCGGCTTAGAGAGTCTATGGAGTGCCGGGCCTTTGTGGTGGAGTTCTCTTGCTTACACCCAGAGTCCGCACAATCTCTTAATTTTACATTTGGGGCAACTCTCTGGGCCTAATACTGTGACAGCAGCGATCGCTTCTGTTAATGGTTTAATTGCAGAAGGATGGATGAACCGCCAAAACGCTAAGATTTCCTCTGCGCCTCTGCGGTTCGTTAATAAATACTGGGTTATCGCCACAGGATTATTAATTACCTTACACCTCATCGGTTTTATCTTATATAGCCGTCCCATCGCTCAATTACCAGAAGCAGCCTTGAAAGTGGGGATTGTTCAGGGTAATATCCCGAACCGACTTTTACGAAGTTCCGAAGGGTTTCGTCGTGCCCAAGAAAACTATACCAATGGATATCTAACTTTAGCAGACCAAGGTGTAGATGCAGTCCTCACCCCAGAAGGAGCCTTACCTATTTTCCAACGAAACTTGCTGGGAACTGCTTTAGTTGCAGCCGTGAAAGAAAAAGGTGTAGTTGCTTGGATTGGGGCTTTTGGCGAACGAGGAGACAGTTATACAATTAGCTTGTTTACTTTCAACAGTAAGGGTGAAATTGTCAGCCGCTACGATAAGTCCAAACTAGTACCCTTGGGAGAATATATTCCCTTTGAAGAAATTTTAGGCGGGATAGTTCAACGCTTGTCGCCTTTGGAAGCACACCAAGTTCCGGGTTCGACAAATCAAATATTTGATACTCCTTTTGGTCGGGCGATCGCTAGTATATGTTATGAATCTGCTTTTCCTGAGCAATTTCGCCGTCAAGCTGCTGCGGGTGGACAATTTATTGTCAGTTCTTCTAATGATGCTCATTACACTGCATCGATGCCATTTCAGCACCATGCACAGGATATCATGCGGGCAATTGAAACTGATAGATGGTCAGCACGGGCAACTAATACCGGATATTCAGGCTTTATAGATCCTCACGGCAAAACCTTGTGGATATCTGGATATAATACTTACGAAACTCATGCTGAAACAATTTATCGGCGACAAACGCAGACTTTATATGTGCGCTGGGGTGATTGGTTGACACCGTTGTTATTGATATCCTCTGGAGGAGCTTGGCTGCTAATTCAACTTGTGGGCATACAAAAAAATCAGTGA
- the egtC gene encoding ergothioneine biosynthesis protein EgtC, with product MCRLIGYLGNSILLDELLYKQEHSLYKQSYSPLELKSGVVCADGVGLGWYDEVGKPFIYRNTIPMWNDRNLEELSNYVQSTCTVGYARLAGIGESLDISNCQPFRSGKLLFVHNGEISNFQQTLYRPIRDSLSDSTYRLIKGMTDSEHIFALLVEMWQSSPDSTVFSALRATVQKLTELASKYDTSFSANIIVTDGQAIAAIRYAYRTQAPTLYWSCDALKESDQIIVASERLSNQNWTAFGEQSMLSFQAQSLQPTISLLD from the coding sequence ATGTGTAGATTAATTGGCTACCTTGGTAATTCCATCCTATTAGATGAGTTGCTGTATAAACAGGAGCATTCGCTCTACAAACAAAGTTACAGTCCTTTAGAATTAAAATCAGGAGTAGTTTGTGCAGACGGGGTAGGTTTAGGCTGGTATGACGAAGTGGGTAAACCCTTTATTTACCGAAACACGATCCCGATGTGGAACGATCGCAACCTCGAAGAGTTGAGCAACTATGTACAATCTACTTGTACTGTCGGTTATGCGCGATTAGCTGGGATAGGTGAATCCCTCGACATTAGCAACTGTCAACCATTTCGTAGTGGGAAACTGTTGTTTGTGCATAATGGCGAAATCTCAAACTTTCAACAGACTCTCTACAGACCAATCCGTGATAGCCTCTCTGATTCCACATACCGCCTGATTAAAGGCATGACTGACTCTGAACATATCTTCGCTTTGCTAGTGGAAATGTGGCAGTCATCTCCAGACAGCACTGTGTTCTCAGCCTTACGTGCCACGGTTCAAAAATTGACTGAGTTGGCATCAAAATACGACACCAGCTTTAGTGCCAATATAATTGTCACCGATGGTCAAGCAATTGCAGCAATTCGCTACGCTTACCGTACACAAGCTCCTACTCTTTATTGGTCTTGTGATGCACTCAAGGAGTCAGACCAAATTATTGTTGCCTCTGAGCGTTTATCTAACCAAAATTGGACTGCTTTTGGTGAGCAAAGTATGCTATCTTTTCAAGCTCAGTCATTACAGCCAACTATTAGTCTGTTGGATTGA
- a CDS encoding biotin/lipoyl-binding protein yields the protein MKLQKIDTGTIVESSQFVGSLEAQQKVILQPQIQGRIESILVSSGQQVQQGTPIASLSLDQAQANVASSIAAASSAQAALGTAQAEQQQAIGQRTKAAANVQLQRTQFNRTQQLVRQGAIARPK from the coding sequence ATGAAACTTCAGAAAATTGACACAGGCACAATAGTAGAAAGTTCCCAGTTTGTCGGGTCGTTGGAGGCGCAGCAAAAAGTCATACTACAGCCACAAATTCAAGGACGAATCGAATCGATTTTGGTGTCGAGTGGTCAACAAGTACAGCAAGGTACGCCGATCGCATCCTTAAGTTTAGATCAGGCTCAGGCTAATGTCGCCAGTTCGATCGCAGCTGCAAGTTCCGCCCAAGCAGCCTTGGGAACTGCTCAAGCAGAGCAACAACAAGCTATAGGCCAACGTACCAAAGCAGCCGCCAATGTTCAGCTGCAACGGACACAATTCAATCGTACCCAACAGTTAGTTCGCCAAGGAGCCATAGCTAGACCAAAGTAG
- the tnpA gene encoding IS200/IS605 family transposase: protein MQKFKSNNNVVYSCKYHVIFCPKYRRPVLVNAIASRLKELLAQIAIDIKVEIIEMEIMPDHVHLLVEVDPQFGIHRVVKRFKGATSRYLRLEFPELKSRLPTLWTNSYFVSTVGGAPLEAVKMYIQNQKET, encoded by the coding sequence ATGCAAAAGTTTAAATCAAACAACAATGTTGTTTATTCGTGTAAATATCATGTTATTTTTTGCCCTAAATACAGAAGGCCAGTGCTTGTGAATGCAATCGCCTCTCGACTGAAAGAGTTGCTTGCTCAAATAGCAATTGACATTAAAGTTGAAATTATAGAGATGGAAATAATGCCAGATCATGTACATTTACTAGTAGAAGTTGACCCGCAATTTGGAATACACCGTGTTGTGAAGAGATTCAAAGGTGCGACTTCTAGGTATTTGCGATTAGAATTTCCAGAGTTGAAAAGTAGATTACCTACTTTGTGGACTAATTCTTATTTTGTTTCGACAGTGGGAGGCGCACCACTGGAAGCGGTGAAAATGTACATCCAAAACCAAAAAGAAACTTGA
- a CDS encoding RNA-guided endonuclease InsQ/TnpB family protein has product MEYKAVVKKPQAKAIDEAIRTSQFVRNKVLRYWIDNRGIGKKELYQYNTQLRAEYEFVRDLSSHACQASVENVERAIKRFYDNCKTKKQGLKGYPRFKKHSRSVEYKQQSWKLHPTKRRITFTDKKGIGELKLLGKWDIHTYPVELIKRVRIVRRADGYYVQFCVKVDNKQEAPLTNSVIGIDVGLEYFYSDSFGKHEENPRYLRKAEKDIKRVQRKIYKKKKGSSGRRKARGVYARKHLKVTRRRNEHAKKLARNLCLANAKVVLEDLNVSGLVRNHKLAKSISDASWYNFRQWLEYFGEKLGREIIAVPPHFTSQECSNCGARVQKSLSTRTHSCLHCGHVEQRDVNAAKVILGRANATGGHPGSNASRDVPSTSVGRKSSKSKERQ; this is encoded by the coding sequence ATGGAGTACAAAGCAGTTGTCAAAAAACCACAAGCAAAAGCTATAGATGAAGCTATTCGCACAAGTCAGTTTGTCAGAAATAAAGTGCTTAGATATTGGATAGATAATCGTGGTATTGGCAAGAAAGAATTGTACCAATACAACACTCAATTAAGAGCAGAATATGAATTCGTGAGAGATTTGAGCAGTCATGCTTGCCAAGCATCTGTTGAGAATGTAGAACGTGCTATCAAGCGTTTCTACGACAACTGCAAAACTAAAAAGCAAGGATTGAAGGGCTATCCAAGATTTAAAAAACATAGTCGCTCTGTTGAATACAAACAACAGTCTTGGAAATTACACCCAACAAAACGACGAATAACATTCACTGACAAGAAAGGTATTGGTGAACTCAAATTATTGGGCAAGTGGGATATCCATACTTATCCTGTTGAGCTAATCAAAAGAGTTAGGATCGTTCGTCGTGCAGATGGGTATTATGTGCAGTTTTGCGTAAAAGTTGATAACAAGCAGGAAGCACCATTAACTAATTCTGTTATTGGTATTGATGTGGGATTGGAATACTTCTACTCTGATTCTTTCGGCAAGCATGAAGAAAACCCGCGATACTTGCGTAAAGCTGAGAAAGATATCAAACGGGTTCAGCGTAAAATTTATAAAAAGAAAAAGGGGTCATCTGGTAGAAGGAAAGCTCGTGGTGTTTATGCTCGTAAACATTTGAAAGTAACTCGACGAAGGAATGAACACGCCAAAAAATTGGCGCGTAACTTATGCCTAGCTAACGCTAAGGTTGTCTTGGAAGATTTAAATGTTAGTGGGTTGGTGAGAAACCACAAACTTGCCAAGAGTATTTCTGATGCGTCTTGGTACAACTTCCGCCAGTGGCTTGAATACTTTGGAGAGAAATTAGGTCGGGAAATAATTGCTGTCCCCCCTCATTTCACCAGTCAAGAATGTAGTAACTGTGGTGCTAGAGTTCAGAAATCACTTAGTACTAGAACTCATTCTTGCTTGCATTGTGGTCACGTTGAACAACGTGATGTGAATGCTGCCAAAGTAATTTTAGGTCGTGCAAACGCTACCGGAGGGCATCCGGGAAGTAACGCCAGTCGAGATGTTCCCTCTACTTCTGTTGGACGCAAGTCCAGTAAAAGCAAGGAGCGTCAGTGA
- a CDS encoding MAPEG family protein yields the protein MAQEAIFSPFFATVFLTLIVWVYMYIRRISFIKSRKISPEDLAVGSTLAQISPANVSNPSDNFKNLFEIPVLFYALVLYLFITKQVDAVYVNAAWVFVVFRVLHSAVHCTFNLIMLRFYLYLFATLAVWFIAIRAAFIHFFGT from the coding sequence ATGGCACAAGAGGCAATTTTCAGTCCTTTCTTTGCAACGGTGTTTTTGACACTCATAGTCTGGGTGTATATGTACATCCGCCGTATCAGTTTCATTAAAAGTAGAAAGATCAGTCCGGAGGATCTTGCTGTAGGCAGCACACTAGCCCAGATATCACCAGCAAATGTATCCAATCCATCAGATAACTTCAAGAACCTATTCGAGATTCCGGTACTTTTCTATGCGCTTGTACTATATCTGTTCATCACGAAGCAGGTAGATGCAGTATATGTGAACGCCGCGTGGGTCTTTGTTGTGTTTCGCGTATTGCATAGTGCTGTCCATTGCACATTCAATCTGATCATGCTTCGGTTCTACCTCTACCTATTTGCTACGCTTGCGGTGTGGTTTATTGCAATCCGCGCAGCCTTCATCCACTTTTTTGGCACGTAG
- a CDS encoding LuxR C-terminal-related transcriptional regulator: MTSPLKLLFEAINQARSEHDLRSQVTPKIGEYFAAKRWRIFFFEQLLLADSNQHKILKIALSIEHNPVARYLVERHAPVHEALVTSPKAWKIICPRPDHWHVMAGPIINRNQLVGVVGCTREKSMPAFDTQNLTDMSAICLHLSVWATTVGSQAIYERKSQHQLFKTDRLTPRELQIAELVALGQTNAEIGHQLWITENSVKQALKRMFRKLEVSSRAEMVAQLLAPRHHLPGANPDSLVLKTSK, from the coding sequence ATGACAAGTCCCTTGAAGCTTCTTTTTGAAGCCATCAATCAAGCCCGTAGTGAGCATGATTTGCGATCGCAAGTCACGCCAAAAATTGGTGAGTATTTCGCCGCTAAACGATGGAGAATTTTTTTCTTCGAGCAACTACTCTTAGCCGATAGCAATCAACATAAAATTCTGAAAATTGCACTATCCATTGAACATAATCCTGTAGCGCGTTATCTGGTGGAGCGTCATGCGCCTGTCCACGAAGCATTAGTGACATCACCAAAAGCTTGGAAAATCATCTGTCCCCGCCCTGATCATTGGCATGTGATGGCGGGGCCGATCATTAATCGCAATCAATTAGTTGGCGTAGTGGGTTGCACCCGTGAAAAGTCAATGCCTGCCTTTGATACACAAAATCTAACTGATATGAGCGCCATTTGCCTGCACTTATCTGTTTGGGCTACGACAGTTGGTTCACAAGCAATTTACGAAAGAAAGTCCCAGCACCAACTTTTTAAAACTGATCGCTTAACGCCTCGTGAATTGCAGATTGCAGAATTGGTTGCTTTGGGGCAAACTAACGCAGAAATTGGTCATCAACTTTGGATTACTGAAAATTCTGTCAAGCAAGCCTTAAAGCGAATGTTTCGTAAGCTTGAGGTTTCGTCTCGTGCAGAGATGGTTGCACAACTTTTAGCTCCAAGGCATCATTTACCAGGAGCAAATCCAGATTCATTAGTTCTAAAAACGTCAAAATAG
- a CDS encoding DUF4336 domain-containing protein translates to MKSQEAKSRTELLEQGMVPLTQPKDWSWPFWAAVPVYPYGKRRTLREEIVEDTIWTFDQLHGILYTIVPIRMTVVKLAAGGLLVYAPVAPTTECIRLVNELVKKHGEVKYILLPTSSGLEHKVFVGPFSRRFPQAQVFVAPHQWSFPFNLPLSWLGFPQKRTQELPEDSSLAPFALEFDYVILDINLGRGSFAEVAVFHKRSHTLLVTDSILSVPENPPEIVQLDPYPLLFHARENALDTIEDNEDNRRKGWQRISLFALYLRPSVLEVISIGQMFRDALKAPQQTLKTYFGLFPFRWQETWKQAFDALRGQGRPFVAPILQILILPQAPRQVLNWADTVASWDFQQIIPCHFDSPYGYQERDEVKRQAFREEIAMYKPESIVYIDEAFYMP, encoded by the coding sequence ATGAAATCACAAGAAGCTAAATCAAGGACAGAACTACTTGAGCAAGGGATGGTTCCTTTAACCCAGCCAAAAGATTGGTCATGGCCATTCTGGGCTGCTGTACCAGTCTACCCTTATGGCAAGCGGCGGACACTTCGTGAGGAAATAGTTGAGGACACTATCTGGACATTCGATCAGCTTCACGGCATTCTCTACACCATCGTGCCGATTCGTATGACTGTCGTCAAACTTGCTGCCGGAGGACTTCTGGTCTATGCACCCGTTGCTCCAACAACTGAGTGTATCCGCTTGGTTAATGAGTTAGTAAAAAAGCACGGTGAAGTTAAGTACATCTTACTGCCAACCAGTTCTGGTCTAGAGCATAAAGTTTTCGTTGGTCCCTTTTCTAGACGTTTTCCTCAAGCACAAGTCTTTGTTGCCCCGCATCAGTGGAGTTTTCCGTTCAACCTGCCACTTAGTTGGCTAGGCTTTCCCCAAAAACGAACTCAAGAACTTCCAGAGGACTCAAGCCTTGCTCCCTTTGCTCTAGAGTTTGACTATGTAATATTGGACATCAATTTAGGACGAGGATCTTTTGCAGAAGTTGCAGTGTTTCACAAGCGATCGCACACTCTGCTTGTAACTGATTCTATACTTTCTGTACCAGAAAACCCGCCAGAAATCGTTCAATTAGATCCTTATCCTTTGCTGTTTCATGCAAGGGAAAATGCCTTGGATACGATCGAGGACAATGAAGACAACCGCCGCAAAGGATGGCAACGCATTTCATTGTTTGCGCTTTACTTACGTCCTAGCGTGCTGGAAGTTATTTCAATCGGACAGATGTTTCGTGATGCTCTCAAAGCACCACAGCAAACCCTAAAAACGTACTTTGGTTTATTTCCTTTTCGCTGGCAAGAAACCTGGAAGCAGGCATTCGATGCTCTACGAGGTCAAGGGCGACCATTTGTCGCACCGATTCTGCAAATCCTTATTCTTCCCCAAGCACCAAGACAAGTCCTTAACTGGGCTGATACAGTTGCAAGTTGGGATTTTCAGCAGATTATTCCCTGTCACTTTGATTCGCCTTATGGTTATCAAGAACGAGATGAAGTTAAACGACAAGCTTTCAGAGAAGAGATAGCGATGTATAAACCAGAGTCAATAGTCTATATAGACGAAGCTTTCTATATGCCATAG